The sequence CACCACTCCCGGTCCATCAGCTCCCTATGGGGACCTTGTCTTAGTATCTGGGGGCCCACCCTCTCTCTCAAGCTCTTTCTGTGCTTCATACAGGAGAGTGGCTAAGGGCAGACTCAGGAGTCAGAGCTCTTGGCTTCAAACGCCAGCTGGACTgacaccagctgtgtggccttgggaaagaTCCTTCACCTCTATGAGCCTCCCCTATCATTCCTTATCTacaaatgggaataatgatagaACCCACCTCACAGGGTCGTTCTGGGGAGTAAATGAGTTCATCCAAGAAGAGTATATAGTTTACTGTGAGGTTTCAGTAAGTgttagctttctctctctctctcctctctctctcatgcacacagAAAACCTATGCTTTGGTTTgcagtttttaaaacagaaatcatacGCTGCATGTTTTGGTTTATGACTTTGTTTTGCACCCGATGCCTCATTCTGTTCTCCAGCTGCACAGCGGTCCTCCACGGCTTATCTTTCCTATCCCCCTAAAGATGGCCATTTAGGTTGCTTTTGCCCTCGGCTGCAACAATAAAACCACCATCGTGTTGGATATGCTCCTccactctcctcttctcctctgtGGCAGGCTCATCCAGCCATCTGAATCCCGAGGACCCTACTGATCACAGGTCAGGGGCCTTGTCGGATGGAGGGCAGGGAACTCCCGGGATCCAGGGCCTATTTCTAGCTGCTTCCAGCCCAACTAAGAGATAAATTGGGTAgaagaacagaaacaagaaagaCATAGCAAAAAGAGTACAGGACCAGGAGGGAGGGAATGGGAATGAAGAAGGTGGGATGGTTTGGAGTCTGCAGACCAATTCGGTCCACTGTGTCAAAGATCTCAAATACGCGCATGGCCTTTACCACGCTCTCGGATCTCCAGGACACCGCAAGGCAGTAATGATACAGAGGTTCCCCAGGACATGAACGGGAGGAATGCCTGATGGAAGTAAATAAAGGTGGAAATACTAACAGGGTATGTCAAATAGAATGCTGTGCCCTATGAAGGGGAATATTACACAGCTGTCCAAAATGACATCGCGGTGGCAGGCAGGGGGCTGCGGGCGAGTGGTCCCAGACACAAAGTGCACAAAGGCTACAGGGAAACATGTTCATGTTCAGTAGGACTCTGGCTTTCTCAACAGCCCGTGACAAAGGACCAGCAGGTCCGATGCCAAAGTCTAAACAGTGGGATTGTAGCAGGTTTTTCCTTTCACAGGGACATCATCCccacttcctgattttttttttttgtcatgttaaTTCACAAAATCCCAGCTCCAGCACTAGCTGCCTGGGGTACCTGGCACATGAGTACCTCGTTGCCCAGAGGGAGCATAGAGGTACCTCTATGTCTCCTGCTCTGTTTGGGGCTTGAAAGGGCCTGCCGGGGCACAGCCAAGAaggcaaggaggaggaggtgtgGTCCCAGGAAGGCCTGCTAGGGCCCGCTCAGGAATGAGGCAGAGAGACAGCACATCCTGATCCTGACCACACACCCTGGATCTCAGGAGAGGTTCGGCCTCCCCagaggaggaaggtggagagTAAGAGAgtgaaggaggggaagagagggggtTCCGGATGTGGAGAGCTTGAGAGCACATGCTCCGGAGTCCCCAGCGGACCTCAGTTCAAATCCAGACACCACACATGgccagctgtgtggcctcaggcaacttttctctgagattcagtttcttcatctgtaaaatggggttaagaGCAGTTCTTTTGGCCCTGAGACTGCTGTGGGGATTAAAGGACTAATGTGTGTTGGGGGCTTGAGCGCTTACCACACCTCAGGCACTCCCTACATGGTAATGAGGGTAAGGATAACGTGTGTGCCAATAAAATCAATGTTAATGCTAAAACGATAATAAGAATAGCACCGAACACGTACTAACCTATTTGATGCTCACAGGTAGCTAGAAGCCTGATAGACTATATCCCTGTGTTACAGGTAAGGAAATGGGGCACACAGAGGTTGAGtcacttgctcaaggccacacagccggGAAGTGGCGGAGCTGGGATGGGAACCCAGGTGACCTGGTTTCAGATCAGCATCCTTAAGCTAACCCTTACCCACTACGGCTTACGACAAAGCACCTTCAAAGTCTGCTGATTCTCTCAGAAAATGGAAGAGTCGATGGCTCCACTTTTGTGGATAATGACGCTGAGGCTCAAAGAAGTACAGTGATGTGGTCAGTGCCACAGAACTACGAGGAGGGAGGCACAGTCCAAGGCTCTGCTCTTAACCACTGTCTTCCCTGAACTCCTCCATGACCACAAaggaggctgaggctcagagaggccacaCAGCTCGGAGACAGCGGTACTCTTCCCACCTACAGCTCGGAGCGGGGCCAGGGGGCCGGGCGCAGGGAGGGGGCTCCACTCACTTGGACAGGGACACGCCCCCGGGCTTGCCGATGAGGTCCTCGTGATGCAGGACGGCGTCGCTCCAGGAGATGCCCAGGAAGTCCAGGATGAGCTTGAGGGAGCGCCTGGGGTGCAGCACCAGCTGCTCGTAGTACACGGGCAGGCACTTGTCCTTGCCCACCTCCATGCACTGGGCGTACATCACCTCGATGGCCTTGTTCCACTTGGTGAGGCAGTCGCGGTAGCTGCTGAGGTCGAAGCCGGCGATGGTGACCTTGCGGGTGATCATGGAGTGCACGGACGCCCGGCCGTCCCGCACCATCAGCAGGAACTTGGAGTTGGGGAACAGGCGCGACAGGTAGACGGAGGACTTGAGCGTGAAGGGGTCCTTGTTGCACAGCACGCGCGCCGGCTCGCCGTGCTTGGCGATCACCTCCAGGATGAAGGCCTGCATGGCGGCGTCCAGCACCTCGTCCGTCACGCCCGCCTCGTCCAGCCGCAGCTTCTCGCGGCCGGACTTGGACCAGGCCTGGCGCATGGCCAGCACGCGGGGGATGATCCGCGTCTCCTCACCGCAGCGCACCTCGGGGTGGGCGTCCAGCATGGCGCGCATGAGCGTGGTGCCGCTGCGGGGCACGCCGCCCACGAAGATGAGCGGCATGGCCTTGCCGTAGCGGTACTCCACGCGGTCGGCGCCCACCACCACCAGGTCCTCCTGCTCCGGCCGCATGGCCCGCCGGGGGGTGCGCGGGCCCCCCAGCGCCGCGCGGCACTCCAGCACCTGCTGGCCCACCTGGACGGCCAGCAGCAGGGCCAGGGCGCAGCCGGCCGCCAGCAGCGCCCTCCGCGCCGACAAGCGCATGCTGGGCCCGGGGTGGCGGGCCTGCCTCAGCGACCGGTCAGCGGGGGGCCGGCGGGGCTCGcatctggggagagagaggggcgggggtCAGGCAGGCGGGGGCTGGGGCCCTCCCCCGCACGCTTCCTGTGCCGGAGCCAAGGCGGCAGTGCGCTGGCATCGACTACCACGTTTCCACGTTCAACAACGCGCACGGCAGCGTCCGAATCCCGCAGCACCTCCCTGCACGGGGGCACGGTTTTTGTGTGTTCCCCATGGCTGTCcctccagagcctggcacagagcctggcacctaGCAGGGGCACAGTAAGTATCTGGGGGCCGTGCCTTGGTTGACGGGGCAGGGCGAGGCCAGAGACGCTAGGACGTGAGGGCAGTAGCAAGGGGAGCAAAGGGCTGCCCAGCTGGGGAGCAGCTGAGCCGGAGTCTGAGATTCCCGCCCAGGCCAGCCAGCCCTGGCGCCTGCTCTGAAGGACCACGCTGTCACACGGAGACAGCGTGGAGCGTCCCGTCCTGTCCTGGGCTGCTTCTGGAATCACTACCCACTCACTCGGTCTTCATTCGGTAAATGGGCATTAAGTGTAACAGGGTACCGGGCACCGTGCTCAGTGCTGGGGGCAGGAGAGCGGATTAGACAGCAGGGCCTTTGAACTCAAGAAGCGGAGGGCCTAGTGGGGGAAGCGACAGTACACAAGCTCTAGCCACAGCGTAGGAACGGCTTACACTGGGAGAGGCATCAggtaggggaaggaggagggaggtcCCGGAGGGCCTCTCAGGGGAGGTGGCATCCAAGCCAGAGTCCCCGATGAGAAGGAGCCGGCGGTGTGAAGCTGTGTGGGAGGGGTgtgccaggcagaggaaacagagaaTGCCAAGATCCCCAGATGGGAGAGGGTGTGGGGTGTTCGAGAACCTCAGGAGGCAGTGGAggcagaagggagggaaagggaaagactgggggggcccgggggccaGGGGAGAGAGCTGACCTGCTCTCAGGGCAGCTGGCTGGGGAGAGAGGGCCCACAGGGGGGagaatggaggcagggaggccaaggAGGAGGCTCTGGCTGGTATCCCGGTCCTCGGGAAACTCAGGGACGCCGGGACTGTGAGGGTGACGTGGGAACGGGGACACGGGGTGACCGAGCACAGAAACCATGAGCCTGAGCCTACGCTCCTCACGCCTCCCAGGGACAATGATCAGACCTCAGTGGCAATTCTTCAAGCAGGGGCTTGTTTCAGAAAGCAGGGCCCTCCCAGCCCAGCGGCCCCCTTCTCCAGCCACCTCAAGTGACaggcctgccctcctccctggctTATCCTCAAGGCCTCTCCATTTAGCAATGAGAAGCCAATACAGGAGGTGCAGACTCAGATGCCAGACGGACACACGAGCCAACCCCTACTGCCCACCGcagcccttccctgcctccccgccACTGCACTTCTGAGCCTCCTTTGCCTTTCCACATCTTTCCAGAATCAGAGTGAGGTCTTGAGGTCTGTGGCATTTGAGCAGTCAcgcaggcctgggttcaaatcctggttctgccccTTCCTTTGTGGCTGTGCGAGCTTGGCCAAcacactttacctctctgagccccatctgtaaaacaggtcTAAGAGTAGCAGCCTCATAGGGCTGGCATGAGCATTCCACGACTCCCCTGAGAACTCAGGATCGCATCGGGCATGCAGGGAGCATTTGCAAGGATATTATCAGTGGTCTCTACCATGACCATGGGTTATTCATTGATTTCCACATTCAGTGGGTGCCTCCTGCACGCTGGGAGTTGGGCTATGGAGCCCAGAGACAGAGCCTCCACCCCCAAGTCTACTCACACTGTGGACCCACACCTGGGAGGGGGTGACAGGTGAGggaaggcttcctgcaggaggcgGCCTCCTGCTGAGTCTGAATAGTAGGGGGCGGGGGACAGGTGGTTTTCAAACAGCCAGGTGGGGAAAAGAGGGGTGTTCCTGGCAAAGGGAACAGCCAGTGAGAAGGCACAGCCAAGGAAGAAGGCAACATGGCTGGGAAGCTGCAGGCGGCACGGTGCGTGGGGCAGGGTTtgcaggaaggaagcaggaacCGAGTGTTTCTCTACGGGCATGAGGTTCAGCTGAAAGCACCAAAGGACCAGGTTTGCAGCTGGACCAATCCACCCACACGGGcccgggctgcccggggcccctcGGGCTGTAGCAAGTGGCAGATCGACAGGAGAGCCAAGGCAAAGCACAATCTCAGCCCTGTCATCCAAACGGCTGAGAGGCCCCAGCATTTCCTGGCCGTGTGGCTCTGGGACAGTCACTTCCGCCATGTAAACCACAGCTTCCTGGCTGCAAAGAGGGGTGGGGTACACGGACCTCAAATTCTGCTCTGAGGGTTCTAGAAGCAGCTGACACAGCAAAGATCAATCTCAGCCTGGGGTCCCTATTCTCTGTGAGCACTAGAAAATAGCTGGGGACCCTCTCCCCAGAAAACCGCATCTATCCTATGCTGCTGACCATGGTGGGGGCTCACTGGTGGCCTGAATTCAGGCTCTGGGATGTGTAAATCTAAATCCAGGGCAGCTCCATGGGCCAAGGCAGACTGGATGGGACATAAAGCCACCCAGAAATCCCTCCAGGGGCCTGTCAACTTGTTCAAGTGCTCACTGAAATCCTCCTCTTAGACTCGGGACTAGAATTCTGTTTATCATTTCAGTGTTGGTGCTCCTGGGGGACAATCACTACTGTTTGAATCAGAGCAACTACCCTTTCTTCCTGACACTTAGCGAGGAGTGAGAGGATGGAGCTTTGGGGGAAGAGAAGCCAATGGTGGGGTGCAGAAACGGAAGAAGAGGGGTAATTTGGGAAAGGAGTTTCAGAAAGGACAGGAATAGTGAGCCCGCCACTGTGTGTgcgagtgcatgtgtgtgtgccctCTAGCTTGTGTTTGGGGTTGGAAGTGACTTGGATGCTAAATCTCAGGGGGGAAAAGCCCCCAAGAATGGATAGGCAGAATAAGGAAAATGTTATCCACATACCAACTGTGCTTAATACTGACCATTCATTTGGCTGCaacactttattattattgttgttgttgttattgttattattttaagtaggctccaactattattactattcctattattattattattattattattattaaagtaggctccaatgcgccactgggactgccctccaacacagagcttgaactcacgatcctgagatcaagacctgagctgagatcaagtcacaccctgaactgactgagccacccaggcaccagtGGCTAtaatacactttaaaacaaagcacccgatttttgtgttttttacatTCATGAAGCACTTGCTTGGCTTAAACTTTTACTATGCATCATATAATGGGAACATCTCTACCACCCGTGGGGTAGAGAAGCATCACTCCCAGCAGCTCAGAGAGAAGAGCCACtggctcagggtcacacagcccgAGTGACAGGCCTGGATATGACCAGGCTGAGGCCGAATTGTTCACTGTCTTCAGACAGGACGTGCGGCAAAAGGCCCGTCCGTTTCTGCCACCAGAAGAAAACAGCTCAAAGCAGACAGGTCAGCCCTGAGCAAAAGACAGCAAAGACCTGGGGAACACCTTGAGAAGAAAAAGTagggtaactttttaaaaaagtaggcaAAGAGAAATAGCTGGGGGTCCACAAAGCCAAAGGCAGCGTCCTGGCCATCCACAGCCAGGGACCCCACTCTGAAGGGGCCAGAGTGCCCAGCCTGGGGACTCGGGCCGGGCTTCTACCCCCACTACCCTGCTTGACTCTGTCAAGGGAGCTGTCCCAGTGTCCTGGCAGTGAGGATGGTGTGTGAGAGTCTCAGACTCGGCATCTTAcagccctgggttcaaatcctgcctccatTGGCAGCTGGGGACTCGGACAAGGGACTTCACCCCCCACAAgcctctcttttcccctcaaaAAAGGGGAGGGAGCATAATAATAACTCTTTCTCAGGGAGCTATTATGTGGTTCAGGGAAATTTTGTGGGACGTGCTGAGCAAGCACACCGAAACCCTAGCATTGGTCAGACGGGACGCAGAGGGTCTGGATTCTGGCCACACCTTGAATCCGCTCAGTGAAGCTGGGCACCAGCCCACTGCGGGATTCGGTCTTCTACCACCAGGATAATCATCTAAGAGACAGGCAGCAGCAGAGGCCTGCCCCTGCACACTGCTGGGATCCAGCTTTGCCCAGATGCATTTCTAACAGCCAGGTGAGTCCGGCTGCCCAGTAACAGAGGCCGAGGGAGCACAGCGGCTCTTTCTAGGGCAGCCTGTGGAGGAGCCTGGACTCTGGGGGGCCTTCTGGATGCACTTACCTCCCCTGGGCACTCTCATCTCTGGGTTCCAGCCCTTGCGGCTGCTCGCCAAGACTGTGCACTGGGTGACCCCTGCAGAGGCAAAGGAGATGCTGCGTGAGAGGTGGGGGCTATGGGAGGGCTGAGCTGCctcagaggagcagaggaggctgTCAAGCTCCGCAGGGGCATTTGGCAATGATTTGGGAGGGAAGTATTCTGGGGGACGAGTTGGAGTGCAACAGGAGGGCCTCTGGGCCCAAGATGCAATGGCTGGGGGCTGAGCTCACCTGGCCCTACAGGGAATGAATTGGCTCACTGCTCAGGAAGAGAGGTGTGAGCTGAGAATCTGAGCTAAGGCACTGCCGCCTTAGGGAGCCCCTGGGTCTCTACCAACCAGGGTTCTCCCTTCTCGGCCCAAGGACCTTAGACTTCAAGAAAAGTCTTGAAAGATaagtaaccaccaccaccaccactatatCACTAATCACTATCTGGAACTGCTGGATACGGGTGAACAGGCTGCGCACTGCCCAACTTCAAAAGCATACCACATACCTAGGATAAATAAGGCGCCTACAGAGTGGGACAATGTCCTGCAGCTGCCACCTAATACCGACCAAATGCCCACTCTGTGAGGATTTGGTATCATCTAGTCCCCCCTATGAGAGTGTAATGATCTCaattttagagaagagaaaaagacctCAAGAGGAAGAGCAATCGACCCAGGGAACTGTAAGAACCAGGATCTGCATCCAGATCTGTGAGACTCAGATGCCcagctctttcttcttcttcttcttcttttttttttttaaacattttatttatctcagacagagagcatgagcacggggagggatagagggagaagctcctcactgagcagggaacctgacacagggctccatcccaggaccccagaatcatgacctgagccaaaggcagacactcagccgactgagccacccaggcgccccagatacCCAGCTCTTAACCTTTGCACTAAAGGAACAGGGCCATGAGTACAATGGGGTCCGGCAGGAAGCCAGGACTAATGTGGAACCAAGGGGGCTCCTGGTGTACATCCCACTGCTGTGTCCTTACTGTTCAGGGTGGAGAAGAGTTCTAGTCTGGTTCTCACCTTCCCCCATGTTACAGATGGGATGACGGAGGTCCATGAGGGACATCAGGTCACACACTCACGTGCTGAGTCTGGGGCTCTCAGTCCCTTCCCAGAGGTGGGGGTAGTTAAGAACTCAGCTCTGCAGCTGGACGACTCCCTGAGTCCAACAATAAATCATTGTTCCTCTGGGCCTTagtcttcctcttctgtaaaatgggttgttgtttgtttgttgaaaGCTTACAATGGCCCGTTTACAGCGAGCATTTCAGAAATCTCCAGTTATTTTATTTGTGCTATGTTGGAGATGAAATGGGTGTAGGCCTTCACTGCATTTttgttctctctgccttcctcttcgcTCACTCCTCACCTCTATAGTTTGTGCCTATCCTTGAAAAAGTGGGGAAGCAGTCTTCTGAGTGCTCTTACACACAGATGGGGGGGGTCCCAGGTGTAACCATAGCAACaagcagcaccccccccccactgcccgcCTCCAGGCCTCTGAGTATGAAGGCCTGGCACTCCTAGGGCCTGAACAGCCAACGCCAGAGGTCTGCCTCTTGGAACAAATACACTTAGGGACACTCGAAGCTCTTCCGGAGGCGAGATGGCTGGGGGCCCAGCTGCCCCGGGGCGGCCCTTGAAATGCCATGGTGCTCCGAGAGGCCTGCCAGCGACAGGCCCACGGGGTGGGGGCCAGCACACAGCTTCTCACCGTCTAGAGCTGCAGAGCCAGTGCCCAGGGCGGGCGCTAACCACTTGTCaagcatttacatttaaaataagtaacatgaaagaacattttaaattcagCTCCTTGTGGGCACAGGCCATAGTTCAAGTGCCTGGTCGCCAGATGGCGGCCAGTGGCTACTGTGCTGGACAGCGCAGCATGGACCCTGGGATGGGGGTCAGCGAACTGCGGCCCTCTGGCCAAATCCAGCCTTCAGTCCTTGagcttttacctttttttaagggaaagagaagagtgagAGGAGGCGCAGAAGGCGCCAGGAGAAAGGTGAGAAGCAGCAACAAAAACCTGCCATCCTGCCAAACCTGAAATAGTTACTATTTGGACCTTTCTAGAACGAGCCCTGCTCTAGAACGTTCCCCGTCACTGGCCGCAAGTTCTACTGGACAGCGCTGACTTGGAAGACAAATGAAATGCATGGGTGTGGGGGTCACTGAGCACCCCCCCTTCTTCTGTAGGAGGAATGGCAGCACTGATTAATCATCACTGTGTACTCGACACTCGCACCAGAGCAGGGCATTCCAAGCTCCAacttatttcatcctcacaagAGCCCcgaggcagggtggggtggggagggccctcCTCACCTCTACTCTTTCTCCAGTTTATGGATCTCAGAGGCCCTTGTGGGAGCAGGGTGTGCATAATTAGGCCCCAAAGCAAAACGGCCACACCAGCTGAGCCAAACAGCAAACacaaaccacaaaaagaaaaaaagacaagaaggaaatACGTTGACTCGAAAGGCCAGCAGGAGTGGTGTTTAGTGtgacattttttcccctcaagacaCTTTCAGAGGGTTGTTATCTTGTCTTTCTCTATAATAAAACAACAGAGAGACTAGCATTCTTTCAATTCTCTTCCATGCagagtggcggggggggggtgggcagccagACGCTGGGCCTCTGATCCGGCTCCACCAgcttctggctgtgtgacctcaggcaagtcccTTAGCCTCTGTGAACCCCAGTTcctgcatctgtaaaataaggatgccAGCAGTACCTGACAGGGCCCTTGTCGTGTGGTCAGGGCCAACAAGGAACTCGCCTCCTAAGGGTGCTGGGAGGTGTTGGTAAGTTAGAAAATGCTGGACCAGCGCCTGTCAAACGGcgatttccttttctcatttcatgCTGGGCAGAACTTCTTAAGGTGGGGCCTTTCATCCCCATTGATGGGCGAGGAGACTGAAACAGGGAGAGTTGAGGTGGTTTGCAGAAGCCACCCATCTAGGCAAGAAGAAAAGTCAGTTTCCAAAGCTGGCTGTGTCCCCAAGATGCCCTCCTGGGCATCATGTCATGTGGTTCATAAAATGGGGGTGGCAAGGGAGGCCAGGAGaggctctgctctctctgtgcaCTGACCCATGGGTTTCCCTGCATGACCATTGGAAGGGAGGGCCAGGAAAGGGGGGCATGGCTGTTCAGTACTCGAGATCCCTTTAGACCCACATTCATTCACGCATGTttacacctactgtgtgccaggcactgatcaGGACGCTGGGACACATCAAGGGCCGAAGACagccctgccctcacagagctggCACCCTGGCGGGAAGCAAGGAAAACAGTGTGTGGGATAATGATGCCTGGGATAAATGCTTGGAAGGAAATGCCCACAGTGGGACGGGGAGACATGCCATAAGGTGTCACAGAAGGAGGTGACATTTACAGAGACCACACCGATTTGGGTTCAAACTCATGTGAGCTTTTTAACTCAGCATGATTTCTCTAAGCTCAGGGGTTCCCTGGGCTGGGGAGTATGGGCTTGAGCACATGATGCCAGCTAAGGAGGCAAGTGGCTGCACTTACAGAGTGGCcttggaggggtgcctggtgcCCCTGTGCCCAGACTCAGCCATCAGCCCTGCAAACTCTCCCCCTGGGAGCCAGCTCCCAAACATTCCATCGTCATGGCTACCACCCACCCCAACCTCTAACCCTCCCACGCAGAGCTGGGGAGACAGGAGACAGGTGCTCAGGAGGGCCAGGCTCTTGAGGAGCAGAGACCTCCTACCCACTCTGGAGGGAACCCAAGGCAAGAGGAAGAGGTAAAAGAGTAATTCTTGAGCATAAAAGCATTCTTGGTGTttgaaaggggaagaagagaaggtgGGCTGGCACACTGCTTTAAAAGTATTAgctcttacttattttttttttttaatgcagggttttgtttttttttttttaatttttatttatttatgataggcacacagtgagagagagagagagagtcagagacacaggcagagggagaagcaggctccatgcaccgggagcccgacgtgggactcaatcccgggtctccaggattgcgccctgggccaaaggcaggcactaaacccctgcgccacccagggatcccgctcttacttattttttaaagattttatttacttgagacagagagagagagagagcacacgggagcatgagcagtggggacgggcagagggagaggaagctgcAGAtgctccgctgagcagggagcccagtgcggggctcaatccccaggaccctgggaccatgacctgagctgaaggtagatgcgtcacggactgagccacccaggtgccccgagctcttacttattgagcacttagtgTATACCAGGTATAAAGCTAAGGGTTTTACATAGATCACTAAATTCTGTCCTCgtgaccaccccccacccccatgacctCTTTCACTATTTACTGGGGCTCAGAAAGGTGGGAtcacctgcccaaggccacacagctgagAAGCACGGGAACCAGGAAGAAGACCCAAATCTTCGCATTTTGCACCAAAAAATGATCAAAGCAGAGCCCCTACATGCTGTCTGCCCCCCGCCAAGAGGCCCAGTTCAGCCCCCTGCTGGGCACGTCAGGTTTAGGGAGTAATGAGGCCCGGGGTCACATCCCAGGTCCCCCGCTAAGAGGCTGAGCAGGACGCTCTGGTGtggctccctgagcctcagtgttcccaCCTGACAAATGGGAATAacacccagagtcctgggatccctgggtggcgcaacagtttggcgcctgcctttggcccagggcgcgatcctggagacccgggatcgaatcccacatcgggctcccggtgcatggagcctgcttctccctctgcctgtgtctctgcctctctctctctctgtctgtgactatcataaatataaataaattaaaaaaatttttaaaaaaataaataaacacccaGAGTCCTGAGGAACTATGTGACTTCTTACCAAAGCCTGGCACAAAGTCAACATGAAAAAATGTTAGCATTTAATCTTGTGAGCACTGTCCTCACAGCATGTGTATACACGAAGAAACAAGTGGCCTAGCAAGGTGGGATCACCAAATCTCCTGTCTAGGGCCAGAAAGCCAGCAATCTTGGCCAATGTGGGTCACACAGTCTCTGACACGGCAGCTCCATGAAAGCCGCTCTACACAACACACCAACGAAGCTGCGTGGCTGGGTTTCATTCTATAAAATCAGGCGGCGAGCTAGGTTTGTCCCGCAGGCTATGGTTTGCCAACCCCCGGGTCCCTGTGCTGAAAACACAGTATGGGCAGCACATGCCCCCAGCGGGACTTGCACAAGCCCAGGAAATGCAAATGCACTTAGACCCAGTGGGAGCTGGTATCTGTTTTGgttctgggctccatcccagaaggGCCAGTGGGAGGCCTCAGGTGGCCAGCCTTTGGTGGGTGAGAGAAAAATGTTCAACTCAAGAAAACAAAtggctcattaaaaaaaaggcagcaggAGCACAAGCACGCACACAGAATCATCTAGCATCTGGTCTGTCGCCAAGTAAAGACTTAGGGAGAGAAATTCGCGTGTGCCTGGTCTTTTACGGACATCATGCCTCTGACAACCACCCTGGGGGTAGACACTATTATTAGCCTCATTGTACGGAGCAGGTagaggaggctcagagagacaAGGTGcctggctcaaggtcacacagatggtAACTGAGCCTGAACTGGAACCCAGGTCCGTCGGACATCAGAACCCAAGCTCTGAATCACTTCCCCGAAACCCTACCCCACCCAGTACACAGATGGGGAAGCTATCTGTCATGTGGCCACTCAAGGCAGCAACCAACAGGGACGCCTGACCCCTGGCTCCCGGCCTCACCCCCCCCCTCACAGcccctgtc is a genomic window of Vulpes vulpes isolate BD-2025 chromosome 10, VulVul3, whole genome shotgun sequence containing:
- the TPST2 gene encoding protein-tyrosine sulfotransferase 2 isoform X2; the encoded protein is MRLSARRALLAAGCALALLLAVQVGQQVLECRAALGGPRTPRRAMRPEQEDLVVVGADRVEYRYGKAMPLIFVGGVPRSGTTLMRAMLDAHPEVRCGEETRIIPRVLAMRQAWSKSGREKLRLDEAGVTDEVLDAAMQAFILEVIAKHGEPARVLCNKDPFTLKSSVYLSRLFPNSKFLLMVRDGRASVHSMITRKVTIAGFDLSSYRDCLTKWNKAIEVMYAQCMEVGKDKCLPVYYEQLVLHPRRSLKLILDFLGISWSDAVLHHEDLIGKPGGVSLSKIERSTDQVIKPVNLEALSKWTGHIPGDVVRDMAQIAPMLARLGYDPYANPPNYGNPDPIVINNTHRVLKGDYKTPANLKGYFQVNQNSTSSHLGSS
- the TPST2 gene encoding protein-tyrosine sulfotransferase 2 isoform X1, which translates into the protein MRLSARRALLAAGCALALLLAVQVGQQVLECRAALGGPRTPRRAMRPEQEDLVVVGADRVEYRYGKAMPLIFVGGVPRSGTTLMRAMLDAHPEVRCGEETRIIPRVLAMRQAWSKSGREKLRLDEAGVTDEVLDAAMQAFILEVIAKHGEPARVLCNKDPFTLKSSVYLSRLFPNSKFLLMVRDGRASVHSMITRKVTIAGFDLSSYRDCLTKWNKAIEVMYAQCMEVGKDKCLPVYYEQLVLHPRRSLKLILDFLGISWSDAVLHHEDLIGKPGGVSLSNLFFLPRIERSTDQVIKPVNLEALSKWTGHIPGDVVRDMAQIAPMLARLGYDPYANPPNYGNPDPIVINNTHRVLKGDYKTPANLKGYFQVNQNSTSSHLGSS